Genomic window (Arachis hypogaea cultivar Tifrunner chromosome 13, arahy.Tifrunner.gnm2.J5K5, whole genome shotgun sequence):
AGTTCTGGAAGACTGCGGCGGCGCGGCCGAAGATGAAGTCTACGGTGCCGGTGATGATGGACTCTCGGTAGAATTGGCGGTTGGAGTGGGCGTAGAGGCTGTCTTGGTAGCCGGAGATTTCGCAGCGGTAGAAGACTGAGAGATCGGATTGTGATCTTAGAGCTACTGCTTGGCTCCCTCTTGGCCCTGCAGTGTTATGGAAGGAAATGTTTTGTGCTATAAACCCTCTGCCTGCCACAGCttcacaaaaaataaataaaattgttgaAATGCATGATAAAATTGTATAAAAGTAATCTATATATAAGCTTAAGTATAGAATCAAATCATAAGGATGAAAGCGTAATTAATATCAAAGTAAATCAACATAtatgaaataaacaaaaactaaaaaataaaaagcagagtgTATTTCCTTTTCTAGTGAAAATTATAATGGTTTGAAATTTTGTGAATACAATTTCACTTACAATATATCGTATTAAcgaattttatcaaaattacaaGTCATTGTGCAAACATTTTTGAAGGTCTATAAAAATGAGTTTGacacattttttttaatcttctttttatttttcctttcccttttattttttctcttttgtctCCCTAAAAAAATTATGACAAATTTGTGAAGCAAAAATATTTtgtacacaaaaaaaattaatcactatatatttatgtttaaatatgtgttgtttaatttatttttaatataatttatattttaacatatatttgatATGAGTGTCTAAtttagtaattgatttttttgtatACACATAGTATCTTTATAAAATCTTTTAACATTTCCCTTAATAGGCTTAATTGCACAtgcataaatatttaaaataatagaataacatttaattatgcaaaaaaaaagtaattattagTATTACTGTATTGTGTGGTATTTGTCTTTGCTATCATCTTCTTAAAGtatgttataattattattgtagtCTTCAACGTGAATAAAATCAGAGTACTACTACAAGTATTGAATAGAGAGAATcaaaaaggaggaggaagagtGATGAGGAGTCCATAATTACCAAAGGTTGCAGTCCGGTATGTGGTGATATTATGGAAATAACGACTCGAGTTACCAGTGATAACAGTATTCTCCATTCCATCTCCAATCATCACAAGGTTCCACTTCTTGCTATGGATCTCAACTTTCTCACTATACACACCTTTCTTAATGTGTATCACATAACGTTTCATGCTATACTCGGGCGCTGATTCCACAGCATCCTTCACACGTGTGTAGTTCCCACTCCCATCCAAAGCCACCACGGCATCCACCGCCATTAGCAACTTTTTACCCTCAAGATCCTCTGATTCGGTCCAAGAAGGAAACTCAAGTTTGCTCTTGCTCACCCTGTTATACGAAACAGGGTGCACCTGTGTTAGGAGATCCTGGACCATTGTGTTCACTTTGTTGATGGAAGCGGTTACTGCATTCTTTATATTATTGACACTGCTTGTGGTGCCTTCTTCTAATCCTTCCATGCATGTGTCTGTGTTGGCAAGAACAGCACTTAGCCATGTCCTCAAATCAGAGCTCAAATTACCAGTGCCGTTATGCTTGCCTGCAAAAACATTAATTCACATTTAATTTTTCAACAAATGTTATTTGCAATGCCATTATATATACTTTCCTTGTATATGtttcattttttatatgaatttaattttcggAAATATTTGGTAagcaaagaaaatcagccaaaaatagCCATAACTTGCCTtgtttagcattcattaattgttgcaacaattaattaatactagataaggcaagttctggctgtttttttttttcgtttaccTAGCATTACCCAGTTAccctttaattttaatacatgtcACTGTAAAACAACTTTCTATATGCATTCATTAATATAATGTCGtatgaacaaaaataattatttattttattgactgTGAATGATCATCTAAAATAATGGATAAAATTATATGATTGTATTTATATTAtcagcatcaaaattaaattctttttatattaaaaaaactgATAAGAAgtgatagaaaataaaaaaaatttatcttttataaattgaAGGTGTACAAAATGATAACTGATGAATACATATCAAAACTCTATTTATATGGTGACTGGTGCATACATATCAAAactgtatttaaaaaaaagaacaacAAAAAGCATATACATTGTATATATTTATTGAGGCCACTCGTTCTTAGAAAACTTAtagttaatataatattaataataatatgaccaaatatatagaaaatatgaaaccgaaaaaaaaaataggaaaagtctagggggtcagcagttttgttgaattttggccagcatgtagccagcagagaaaggtgagtcattggatgaaatctcacaccattagatcatcattgatggctatttgatggctaccactcacaaaagttgctggccctggCATTGCTCAAAAAAATATATAGCAATATGGGTGGAGATATTCTAAATGAAGAAAAACGAAATATTTATTGGAATTTCGTTCATAGAACAATGTGATGACTGATGACCATCATTGAATTTTTGTTGAATGATTCAAATTAAATGTGAATAAATGGTTCATATATGCGGCTTGATTATTAATACATCGTCGGATAACGTAACCATTATATAATAGCAAGAATATATGATTTATGTGAGATACTCTTATTAAGATTCTAATT
Coding sequences:
- the LOC112738402 gene encoding pectinesterase/pectinesterase inhibitor PPE8B; the encoded protein is MARTPLLFTSLSLLFTQFLFTPFDAVLGSKGSLECLKVSHAEFTNSAKEVVGVLKSVTSILNSEFVRNGGGFVDDHRLSSAVSACLELMDLSSDELSWVVSVSESPKGKHNGTGNLSSDLRTWLSAVLANTDTCMEGLEEGTTSSVNNIKNAVTASINKVNTMVQDLLTQVHPVSYNRVSKSKLEFPSWTESEDLEGKKLLMAVDAVVALDGSGNYTRVKDAVESAPEYSMKRYVIHIKKGVYSEKVEIHSKKWNLVMIGDGMENTVITGNSSRYFHNITTYRTATFAVAGRGFIAQNISFHNTAGPRGSQAVALRSQSDLSVFYRCEISGYQDSLYAHSNRQFYRESIITGTVDFIFGRAAAVFQNCTILAKKGLPEQTNTITAQAAKDSTSPSGFSIQFSNISAHSELLPFLNCTRTYLGRPWKAYSRTVFMQSYMSEMVSPQGWKEWNDTLYLDTLYYGEFMNYGPGSGLSERVKWPGYHVINDYDEASNFTVAQFILGDLWLPSTGVNYASRFTK